A part of Desulfobacter sp. genomic DNA contains:
- a CDS encoding LysR family transcriptional regulator — translation MDLNKLQTFYILAGTKSYTRCAEKLCLTQSAVSHAIKKLEMDLGFDLVDRENRQFRLTRKGEYLYRRCPGIFDRIDQALDGLAADEALPVSLALGAPVEFGSSVLVKGMVPFLRNHPNIHMDFVLESDLLAPLLADDLDVIVDCVPHVHQDLVTIPLLREEYAVIATARYIKEKKISTVGDLNRCNLLSFDRELGWWKNFINALTEEAGFGFEDITRISNVRGIINGALESLGVGFVPRYTVLRELERGNLVELFPETGVLNDQINIYIKKRNYGKKAFRDLIDHIKSLKLH, via the coding sequence ATGGACCTGAACAAACTTCAAACATTTTATATCCTGGCCGGTACAAAATCCTACACCCGGTGTGCCGAGAAACTATGCCTCACCCAGTCGGCGGTGAGCCATGCCATTAAAAAGCTGGAAATGGACCTGGGGTTTGATCTGGTGGACCGGGAGAACCGGCAGTTCCGGCTGACCCGCAAGGGCGAGTATCTTTACCGGCGATGCCCCGGAATTTTTGACCGGATTGACCAGGCCCTTGACGGGCTGGCCGCAGATGAGGCACTGCCCGTATCCCTGGCCCTGGGCGCACCGGTGGAGTTCGGGTCTTCGGTTCTCGTTAAAGGGATGGTCCCCTTTCTCAGGAACCACCCCAATATCCATATGGATTTTGTGCTGGAGTCCGATCTTTTGGCCCCCCTGCTGGCCGATGACCTGGATGTGATCGTGGACTGCGTGCCCCATGTCCATCAGGACCTGGTGACCATCCCCCTGCTGCGGGAGGAATATGCGGTGATTGCCACGGCCCGGTATATTAAAGAGAAAAAGATTTCAACGGTGGGGGATCTGAACCGGTGCAACCTGCTTTCCTTTGACCGGGAACTGGGGTGGTGGAAGAACTTTATCAATGCCCTCACCGAAGAGGCGGGATTCGGGTTTGAAGACATTACCCGGATTTCAAATGTCCGGGGCATCATCAACGGCGCCCTGGAGTCCCTGGGGGTGGGGTTCGTACCCAGATATACCGTACTCCGGGAACTGGAGCGGGGGAACCTGGTGGAGCTGTTTCCTGAAACAGGGGTGCTCAACGACCAGATTAATATCTATATCAAAAAGCGAAATTACGGAAAAAAAGCGTTCAGGGATTTGATAGACCACATCAAATCCCTGAAACTTCATTAA
- a CDS encoding corrinoid protein produces MTEFNAMTEALVHCDAAKLTELVNTALAADTPANDILNNGLIAGMDIVGEKMESGDMFIPEVLMAAQAMGSCVEILKPLLGDEDGASGGSVIIGTVKGDLHDIGKNLVAMMMESAGLTVHNIGVDIAPETFIEEIKKKNAQIVCLSALLTTTMPAMKQTVDAIVEAGLRDQVKIMVGGAPVTQAFADEIGADGFAADAGSASKLAKSFIN; encoded by the coding sequence ATGACAGAGTTTAATGCAATGACCGAGGCCCTGGTCCACTGCGACGCCGCCAAGCTGACAGAGCTGGTCAACACCGCCCTTGCCGCTGACACACCGGCCAACGATATCCTCAACAACGGACTCATCGCCGGCATGGACATCGTGGGTGAAAAAATGGAATCCGGAGACATGTTCATCCCCGAAGTCCTCATGGCCGCCCAGGCCATGGGCAGTTGTGTGGAAATCCTCAAACCATTGCTGGGGGATGAAGACGGCGCCTCCGGCGGCTCCGTGATCATCGGCACCGTCAAGGGCGATCTGCACGACATCGGCAAAAACCTGGTGGCCATGATGATGGAAAGCGCAGGGCTTACCGTGCACAACATCGGGGTTGATATTGCCCCGGAAACCTTTATCGAAGAAATCAAAAAGAAAAACGCCCAGATCGTCTGCCTCTCCGCCCTGCTTACCACCACCATGCCGGCCATGAAACAGACCGTGGACGCCATTGTTGAAGCCGGCCTGAGGGACCAGGTTAAAATAATGGTGGGCGGCGCCCCCGTCACCCAGGCCTTTGCCGATGAGATCGGTGCCGACGGATTTGCCGCCGATGCAGGCTCCGCTTCCAAACTGGCGAAATCCTTTATCAATTAG
- a CDS encoding ABC transporter substrate-binding protein: protein MTKIAKPFIILLLSVLVAVMSSGEENRRLPTLRIGHAPHDHHAPLYIAALNPDYFKENGGVFLKEIEAFKAYELIADGVPLAHVSIDSGTGGKELVRKLTEHYFDMSFGGLPAMLQYIDKNDSIRILSPVMTEGAGLVVGNNLPVENWEDFKEYLAQHRRRPFRIGYKVDVSVQNLIFERALDAEGISFSKRLDDTEAGVILINLYGAKNLIPALKSGLIDGFVVMQPFLALAEYQGAGKGIASLSELPPKGKWKGHPCCAFAATQDYLEEHPIIAENMLRLMLRANAFINRFPKKSAAQVARWLGVPAEVEQKAIPTIKFIGERTRAWDHGVNEWVSSMILQGMLKGRVKQAYETGNLDREIYGMEMYQRARRGL from the coding sequence ATGACTAAAATCGCTAAACCATTTATCATTCTTTTGCTTTCGGTCCTGGTGGCGGTAATGTCCAGCGGAGAGGAAAACCGCCGGCTGCCGACCCTGAGAATCGGCCATGCCCCCCACGACCATCATGCCCCCCTTTATATTGCGGCTCTCAATCCAGACTATTTCAAAGAAAACGGGGGTGTCTTTTTAAAGGAAATTGAAGCATTTAAGGCCTATGAACTGATTGCTGACGGCGTTCCCCTGGCCCATGTGTCCATTGATTCGGGAACAGGGGGAAAGGAACTGGTCCGCAAGCTGACCGAGCATTATTTTGATATGTCATTCGGCGGGTTGCCGGCCATGCTGCAGTACATCGATAAAAATGATTCCATACGAATATTGTCTCCGGTCATGACCGAAGGCGCGGGGCTGGTGGTGGGAAATAATCTGCCCGTTGAAAACTGGGAGGACTTCAAGGAATACCTTGCCCAGCATCGGCGGCGCCCCTTTAGGATCGGGTATAAGGTTGATGTCTCCGTCCAGAATCTGATTTTTGAGCGGGCCCTTGACGCTGAAGGGATTTCTTTTAGCAAACGGCTGGATGATACAGAGGCCGGGGTGATCTTGATCAATCTGTATGGGGCGAAAAATCTGATCCCGGCGTTAAAAAGCGGCCTCATTGACGGGTTTGTGGTGATGCAGCCCTTTCTTGCCCTGGCCGAATACCAGGGGGCCGGCAAAGGGATTGCCTCCTTAAGCGAACTGCCCCCGAAGGGAAAGTGGAAGGGGCATCCCTGCTGCGCCTTTGCAGCCACCCAGGATTACCTCGAAGAACATCCCATTATAGCTGAGAATATGCTGCGGCTGATGCTCCGGGCCAATGCCTTCATAAACAGGTTTCCAAAGAAAAGTGCCGCCCAGGTTGCCCGGTGGCTTGGGGTGCCGGCCGAGGTGGAACAAAAGGCAATCCCCACCATTAAATTTATAGGGGAGCGGACCCGGGCATGGGACCACGGCGTAAATGAATGGGTGAGTTCCATGATTCTTCAGGGCATGCTAAAGGGCAGGGTGAAGCAGGCATACGAAACCGGCAATCTGGATCGGGAAATCTATGGGATGGAGATGTACCAGCGGGCCAGAAGGGGATTGTAA